From Nakamurella flava, the proteins below share one genomic window:
- a CDS encoding SigE family RNA polymerase sigma factor yields the protein MRPEEEAQFAVYVTARRDRVRRTAYLVCGDWHKADDLTQIAFVKLYGAWERIRDYAALDAYVRSCLMRAAIDESRRPWRREQSTDEVPDGPAAGTAGDVDDLADLVADRDLVRTALRRVPRGQRAMVVLRFYEGLSVSDVARAMDCSEGNVKSQTARGLAALRSALTELTQGAGLG from the coding sequence GTGCGGCCGGAGGAGGAGGCGCAGTTCGCCGTGTATGTCACTGCGCGTCGCGACCGGGTTCGGCGGACCGCGTACCTGGTGTGCGGGGACTGGCACAAGGCCGACGACCTCACGCAGATCGCGTTCGTGAAGTTGTACGGCGCCTGGGAACGCATCCGCGACTACGCCGCGCTGGACGCCTACGTCCGGTCGTGCCTGATGCGCGCGGCCATCGACGAGTCACGGCGGCCGTGGCGGCGGGAGCAGTCCACCGACGAGGTCCCGGACGGTCCCGCGGCCGGCACCGCCGGCGACGTGGACGACCTGGCCGATCTGGTCGCCGACCGCGATCTGGTGCGCACGGCGCTGCGCCGGGTACCGCGGGGGCAGCGGGCGATGGTGGTGCTGCGCTTCTACGAGGGGTTGAGCGTGTCCGACGTGGCCCGGGCGATGGATTGTTCGGAGGGGAACGTGAAGTCCCAGACGGCGCGCGGGTTGGCGGCGCTCCGATCGGCGTTGACCGAGCTGACCCAGGGGGCGGGGCTCGGATGA
- a CDS encoding alpha/beta fold hydrolase: protein MSPESARIDSPTTPAVDGTRIAYQVRGEGPPLVLLAGQANNHHWWDGIRERFTGRRTITLDWRGVGDSDKPDGLYSTPVLAADVVAVLDALGVDRADVYGTSMGGRVAQHLAIDHPDRVGRLVLGCTSPGGPNAVHRDPAVTRSLGGPGPEALRALLELMYTPRWLAENPGPYQVVGDERMTPVSRRGHLRASNRHDAWAELPRVQAPTLILHGSDDLMTPVANAELLHGLIRGSELAVLPGSRHAFFHEFADVVTPRVQEFLG from the coding sequence ATGTCCCCCGAATCCGCGCGGATCGACAGCCCGACGACCCCGGCCGTGGACGGGACCCGGATCGCCTATCAGGTGCGCGGTGAGGGTCCGCCGCTGGTACTGCTGGCCGGTCAGGCCAACAACCACCACTGGTGGGACGGCATCCGGGAACGGTTCACCGGGCGGCGCACGATCACCCTGGACTGGCGCGGGGTCGGGGACAGCGACAAGCCGGACGGTCTGTACTCGACCCCCGTCCTCGCCGCGGACGTGGTCGCCGTTCTCGACGCGCTAGGAGTCGACCGGGCCGATGTCTACGGGACGTCGATGGGGGGCCGGGTTGCGCAGCACCTGGCCATCGACCACCCCGACCGGGTCGGTCGGCTGGTCCTCGGCTGCACCAGCCCCGGCGGGCCGAACGCCGTCCACCGGGACCCGGCGGTCACCCGGTCACTGGGCGGCCCCGGCCCCGAGGCGCTGCGGGCGCTGCTCGAGCTGATGTACACCCCGCGGTGGCTGGCCGAAAACCCCGGGCCCTACCAGGTGGTCGGGGACGAGAGGATGACGCCGGTGTCCCGGCGCGGGCATCTACGGGCCAGCAACCGGCACGACGCCTGGGCGGAGCTACCGAGAGTGCAGGCACCGACGCTGATCCTGCACGGCTCCGACGACCTGATGACCCCGGTGGCCAACGCCGAACTGCTGCACGGGCTGATCCGCGGCTCGGAACTGGCGGTGCTCCCCGGGTCGCGGCACGCGTTCTTCCACGAGTTCGCCGACGTGGTGACGCCGCGCGTGCAGGAGTTCCTGGGCTGA
- a CDS encoding DUF779 domain-containing protein, with amino-acid sequence MTEYATPSTDLETPAPDVVDPHRVDVTPAAAELLRSLIDRNGPLMFHQSGGCCDGSSPMCYPQGDFITGAVDVRLGDLDVNDPGAADAPPIPTIPVWMSESQFAYWKHTHLTIDVVKGRGSGFSLEAPYGVRFMIRSRLLTDAEVEHFERVGYSTGE; translated from the coding sequence ATGACCGAGTACGCGACACCGTCGACCGACCTCGAGACGCCGGCACCTGATGTCGTCGACCCGCACCGGGTGGACGTCACCCCGGCCGCGGCCGAGCTGCTGCGCTCCCTGATCGACCGCAACGGGCCGCTGATGTTCCACCAGTCGGGCGGCTGCTGCGACGGGTCCTCGCCGATGTGCTACCCGCAGGGCGACTTCATCACCGGCGCCGTGGACGTCCGGCTCGGCGATCTCGACGTCAACGACCCCGGGGCCGCGGACGCCCCGCCCATTCCCACGATCCCGGTGTGGATGTCGGAATCCCAGTTCGCCTATTGGAAGCACACCCACCTGACCATCGACGTGGTCAAGGGCCGGGGCAGCGGCTTCTCCCTCGAAGCGCCGTACGGGGTGCGGTTCATGATCCGTTCCCGGCTGCTGACCGACGCCGAGGTCGAGCACTTCGAGCGGGTCGGGTACTCCACCGGCGAATAG
- the adh gene encoding aldehyde dehydrogenase has translation MTTYAQPGSSDSPVKVESRYGNFIGGDWVAPSKGEYFENISPVTGQAFTEIARSSSEDVELALDAAHGAKGAWGRTSVAERAVILNKIADRLEEHLEHIAIAETWDNGKPVRETLAADLPLAVDHFRYFAGAIRAQEGSISEIDADTVAYHLHEPLGVVGQIIPWNFPILMAVWKLAPALAAGNCVVLKPAEQTPWSILKVFEVIADLLPPGVVNIVNGFGVETGKPLASSSRIAKIAFTGETTTGRLIMQYASQNLIPVTLELGGKSPNIFFGDVAAQRDDFYDKALEGFTLFALNQGEVCTCPSRALIQQSIYQEFLGDAVKRTEAIIQGNPLDTSTQVGAQASNDQLEKILSYIDIGKQEGAKVLTGGGRADVGGDLSGGYYVQPTIFEGNNSMRIFQEEIFGPVVSVTSFADEADALKIANDTLYGLGAGVWTRDGAQAYRAGREIQAGRVWTNCYHAYPAHAAFGGYKQSGIGRENHRMMLDHYQQTKNLLVSYSPKALGFF, from the coding sequence ATGACGACGTACGCACAGCCGGGATCGTCCGACAGCCCGGTCAAGGTCGAGAGCCGCTACGGCAACTTCATCGGTGGCGACTGGGTCGCGCCGAGCAAGGGCGAGTACTTCGAGAACATCAGCCCGGTCACCGGCCAGGCGTTCACTGAGATCGCCCGGTCGTCCTCCGAGGACGTCGAGCTGGCGCTGGACGCCGCCCACGGCGCCAAGGGGGCGTGGGGCCGCACGTCGGTCGCCGAGCGGGCCGTCATCCTCAACAAGATCGCCGACCGACTCGAGGAACACCTCGAGCACATCGCGATCGCCGAGACATGGGACAACGGCAAGCCGGTCCGCGAGACGCTGGCCGCCGACCTGCCGCTGGCCGTCGACCACTTCCGCTACTTCGCCGGCGCCATCCGCGCCCAGGAGGGCTCGATCTCGGAGATCGACGCCGACACGGTCGCCTACCACCTGCACGAGCCGCTGGGCGTGGTCGGTCAGATCATCCCGTGGAACTTCCCGATCCTGATGGCCGTCTGGAAGCTGGCCCCGGCGCTGGCCGCCGGCAACTGCGTCGTCCTCAAGCCGGCCGAGCAGACCCCGTGGTCGATCCTCAAGGTGTTCGAGGTGATCGCCGACCTGCTGCCCCCGGGCGTGGTCAACATCGTGAACGGTTTCGGCGTGGAGACTGGCAAGCCGCTGGCGTCGTCCAGCCGGATCGCCAAGATCGCGTTCACCGGCGAGACCACCACCGGCCGGCTGATCATGCAGTACGCCTCGCAGAACTTGATCCCGGTCACCCTGGAGCTCGGCGGCAAGAGCCCCAACATCTTCTTCGGTGACGTGGCCGCCCAGCGCGACGACTTCTACGACAAGGCGCTGGAGGGTTTCACGCTGTTCGCCCTCAACCAGGGCGAGGTCTGCACCTGCCCGTCCCGGGCGCTCATCCAGCAGTCGATCTACCAGGAGTTCCTGGGCGACGCCGTGAAGCGGACCGAGGCGATCATCCAGGGCAACCCGCTGGACACCTCCACCCAGGTCGGCGCCCAGGCGTCCAACGACCAGCTCGAGAAGATCCTGTCGTACATCGACATCGGCAAGCAGGAGGGCGCCAAGGTGCTGACCGGTGGTGGCCGGGCCGATGTCGGCGGCGACCTCTCGGGCGGCTACTACGTGCAGCCGACGATCTTCGAGGGCAACAACTCGATGCGGATCTTCCAGGAGGAGATCTTCGGGCCGGTCGTGTCGGTGACGTCCTTTGCCGACGAGGCCGACGCGCTGAAGATCGCCAACGACACCCTCTACGGTCTGGGCGCCGGTGTCTGGACCCGTGACGGCGCGCAGGCCTACCGGGCCGGCCGCGAGATCCAGGCCGGTCGCGTCTGGACGAACTGCTACCACGCCTACCCGGCGCACGCCGCGTTCGGCGGGTACAAGCAGTCCGGGATCGGCCGCGAGAACCATCGCATGATGCTCGACCACTACCAGCAGACGAAGAACCTGCTGGTCAGCTACTCGCCGAAGGCTCTGGGCTTCTTCTAA